The proteins below come from a single Beutenbergia cavernae DSM 12333 genomic window:
- a CDS encoding zinc ribbon domain-containing protein, with translation MTTAPAADQRRLLDVQALDTRLAQLAHQRRALPAIAAIAELEGRLEDLGRVEVDVRTRISDLRLEVAKAETDVEQVRSRAQRDQARLDSGAVSAKDAQALTSELESLARRQSDLEDVEIEVMERLEGAEGELAAVGEQSEALRADVARLEADRDAAFADIDAQAAQVTSQRDVASDGIDAGLLALYEKVRAQTGGLAALALRGQRTEPLAIDLSLTELAEIKAAAPDAVVRSEEYGYLLVRLAPGD, from the coding sequence GTGACCACCGCCCCCGCCGCCGACCAGCGGCGACTGCTGGACGTCCAGGCGCTCGACACGCGCCTGGCCCAGCTGGCCCACCAGCGGCGCGCCCTGCCGGCGATCGCCGCCATCGCCGAGCTCGAGGGCCGGCTCGAGGACCTCGGCCGCGTCGAGGTCGACGTGCGGACCCGGATCTCCGACCTGCGGCTGGAGGTCGCGAAGGCGGAGACCGACGTCGAGCAGGTGCGCTCACGTGCCCAGCGCGACCAGGCGCGGCTCGATTCGGGAGCCGTGTCCGCGAAGGACGCGCAGGCGCTCACGAGCGAGCTCGAGTCGCTCGCCCGCCGGCAGAGCGACCTCGAGGACGTCGAGATCGAGGTCATGGAGCGCCTCGAAGGGGCCGAGGGCGAGCTCGCCGCGGTCGGGGAGCAATCCGAGGCGCTGCGGGCCGACGTCGCCCGCCTCGAGGCGGACCGGGACGCCGCGTTCGCGGACATCGACGCCCAGGCAGCCCAGGTCACGAGCCAGCGCGACGTCGCCTCCGACGGGATCGACGCCGGCCTCCTCGCCCTGTACGAGAAGGTCCGCGCGCAGACCGGCGGGCTCGCCGCGCTCGCCCTGCGCGGCCAGCGGACCGAGCCGCTCGCGATCGACCTCAGCCTCACCGAGCTCGCCGAGATCAAGGCCGCGGCGCCTGACGCCGTCGTCCGCTCGGAGGAGTACGGGTACCTGCTCGTCCGGCTCGCTCCGGGGGACTGA
- a CDS encoding response regulator — MAADDVIRVLVADDQELMRSALGTVIDVQPDMRLVGSVPSGEDAVREALAVSVDVALLDIRMARMDGIEACAEIRRHRPDTRVLMLTTFDLDEYLFRSVAAGASGFLTKDTPGADVAGAIREVHSGRSVVSPRATRALIDRIARAAPDAAAVAADLSPRERDVLALLARGFSNAEIARELFVAESTVKTHVSSLTRKVGVRDRLHVVVWAYRNGIF, encoded by the coding sequence ATGGCTGCCGACGACGTGATCCGCGTGCTCGTCGCCGACGACCAGGAGCTGATGCGGTCGGCGCTCGGCACGGTGATCGACGTCCAGCCCGACATGCGCCTGGTCGGCTCCGTCCCGTCCGGCGAGGACGCCGTGCGGGAGGCGCTCGCGGTGTCGGTGGACGTGGCGCTGCTCGACATCCGGATGGCGCGCATGGACGGCATCGAGGCGTGCGCCGAGATCCGCCGGCACCGCCCGGACACACGCGTGCTGATGCTGACCACGTTCGACCTCGACGAGTACCTGTTCCGTTCCGTGGCGGCCGGTGCCTCCGGGTTCCTCACGAAGGACACGCCCGGCGCCGACGTCGCCGGGGCGATCCGGGAGGTCCACTCAGGTCGCTCGGTCGTCTCCCCGCGGGCGACCAGGGCGCTGATCGACAGGATCGCGCGGGCCGCCCCCGACGCCGCGGCCGTGGCCGCCGACCTGTCCCCGCGGGAGCGGGACGTCCTGGCCCTGCTCGCGCGCGGCTTCTCGAACGCCGAGATCGCCCGCGAGCTGTTCGTCGCCGAGTCCACCGTGAAGACCCACGTAAGCTCGCTGACCCGGAAGGTGGGTGTGCGGGACCGGTTGCACGTGGTCGTGTGGGCCTATCGGAACGGGATCTTCTGA
- a CDS encoding Nif3-like dinuclear metal center hexameric protein, giving the protein MLLRDVLTPVERRYPPASAQPWDAVGLVLGDPDQEVRRVLLAVDPVEEVAAEAIALGADLLVVHHPLYLRGVHGFAATTPKGWVAHALSRAGVALYVAHTNADDAPGGVSEALARAVGLEDLAPLVPSPAQVPLDVVVAYVPREHTHAVREALAAAGAGAIGAYDGCAWSVEGEGTFRPGPGANPTVGTVGELAVVREDRLEMVAPRARRDDVVAALRAAHPYEEPAFHVLEVTAPPRQGAARGTGRVGRLPAPTPLAEFARQVAAALPATAQGVRVAGDGAALVSTVAVCGGSGDAFLGEARAAGVDVYLTADLRHHPASEFRSAGQRPFLLDAAHWASEWPWLPVLAEQIRADAAAAGTTVEIHVSTTVTDAWTARVGGASD; this is encoded by the coding sequence GTGCTGCTCCGCGACGTCCTGACCCCGGTGGAACGACGCTACCCGCCCGCCAGCGCTCAGCCGTGGGACGCCGTCGGCCTCGTGCTCGGCGACCCGGACCAGGAGGTCCGGCGCGTGCTGCTCGCCGTCGACCCGGTCGAGGAGGTCGCGGCCGAAGCGATCGCCCTCGGGGCCGATCTCCTCGTGGTGCACCACCCGCTGTACCTGCGCGGGGTGCACGGCTTCGCGGCGACGACGCCGAAGGGCTGGGTCGCGCACGCGCTGTCCCGGGCGGGGGTCGCCCTGTACGTGGCGCACACGAACGCCGACGACGCGCCCGGTGGGGTCAGCGAGGCGCTCGCCCGCGCCGTCGGGCTGGAGGACCTGGCGCCGCTGGTGCCGTCCCCGGCGCAGGTGCCCCTCGACGTCGTCGTCGCCTACGTCCCGCGGGAGCACACGCACGCGGTGCGGGAGGCGCTCGCCGCCGCCGGGGCGGGCGCGATCGGCGCCTACGACGGCTGCGCCTGGTCCGTCGAGGGCGAGGGGACGTTCCGGCCCGGACCCGGTGCCAACCCGACCGTCGGGACCGTGGGGGAGCTCGCCGTCGTCCGGGAGGACCGCCTCGAGATGGTGGCGCCCCGCGCCCGACGGGACGACGTCGTCGCCGCCCTGCGGGCCGCCCACCCCTACGAGGAACCCGCGTTCCACGTGCTCGAGGTGACCGCGCCGCCCCGCCAGGGCGCGGCCCGCGGCACGGGGCGCGTGGGCCGGCTGCCGGCGCCGACGCCGCTCGCCGAGTTCGCGCGACAGGTCGCGGCAGCGCTCCCGGCCACGGCACAGGGAGTGCGGGTGGCGGGCGACGGCGCGGCCCTCGTCTCGACCGTCGCCGTCTGCGGCGGGAGCGGCGACGCGTTCCTGGGCGAGGCGCGCGCGGCGGGCGTCGACGTGTACCTCACCGCCGACCTGCGACACCACCCCGCGTCGGAGTTCCGCTCCGCGGGCCAGCGCCCGTTCCTGCTCGACGCCGCCCACTGGGCCAGCGAGTGGCCGTGGCTGCCCGTGCTCGCCGAGCAGATCCGTGCCGACGCCGCTGCGGCGGGCACTACGGTGGAGATCCACGTGAGCACGACGGTGACGGACGCCTGGACGGCGCGCGTCGGCGGTGCTTCCGACTGA
- a CDS encoding putative glycolipid-binding domain-containing protein yields MGTDAARRAGSVVRRRWHSSLFGTDETVTLAARSDGWQLAGVVTGPDDLTLDYVVDVDAQWATREARVDVTTRTGSTRLLLTRDAAGWWVDGVRDARFDGCVDVDLGFSPSTNTLPVRRLGLDVGDAVEIRALWLRYPELRVELSVQEYTRLAPRRWRYRSDGFEAELTVDGDGVVVTYGDDLWFTIDESED; encoded by the coding sequence ATGGGGACCGATGCCGCGCGCCGTGCCGGGAGCGTCGTGCGGCGGCGCTGGCACAGCTCCCTGTTCGGGACCGACGAGACCGTCACCCTCGCCGCGCGGTCGGACGGATGGCAGCTCGCCGGCGTCGTCACGGGACCCGACGACCTGACGCTCGACTACGTCGTCGACGTCGACGCGCAGTGGGCGACGCGCGAGGCTCGCGTCGACGTGACCACGCGCACCGGTTCCACGCGCCTGCTCCTGACGCGCGACGCCGCCGGCTGGTGGGTCGACGGCGTGCGGGACGCGCGGTTCGACGGCTGCGTCGACGTCGATCTCGGGTTCAGCCCGTCCACCAACACGCTGCCGGTGCGACGGCTCGGGCTCGACGTCGGCGACGCCGTCGAGATCAGGGCGCTGTGGCTGCGCTACCCGGAGCTCCGTGTCGAGCTCTCGGTCCAGGAGTACACGCGCCTGGCCCCGCGGCGTTGGCGGTACCGCTCGGACGGCTTCGAGGCGGAGCTCACCGTCGACGGCGACGGCGTCGTCGTCACGTACGGCGACGACCTGTGGTTCACGATCGACGAGAGTGAGGACTGA
- a CDS encoding dihydrofolate reductase family protein, whose product MSLARVHAFAISLDGFGTGAGQSKDLHFGHAGDRLHQWRFATQSWQQTSGSRGIDNLFALEAGAEIGAEIMGAGKWGHPGWEDDPDWKGAWGANPPFHTPVFVLTHHPRPSIEMEGGTTFHFLDASPAEALEQARKAADGDDVRIGGGPTVIRDFLAAGLVDYMSVAIVPILLGRGVRLWDGLEGLEKTYDIESVASPSGIVHVTFTRTAT is encoded by the coding sequence ATGTCACTCGCCCGCGTCCACGCCTTCGCGATCTCCCTCGACGGATTCGGTACCGGTGCAGGTCAGAGCAAGGACCTTCACTTCGGTCACGCCGGTGATCGACTGCACCAGTGGCGGTTCGCCACACAGTCGTGGCAGCAGACCAGTGGGAGCCGTGGCATCGACAACCTCTTCGCCCTTGAAGCCGGGGCGGAGATCGGTGCCGAGATCATGGGTGCCGGCAAGTGGGGTCATCCCGGCTGGGAGGACGATCCGGACTGGAAGGGCGCGTGGGGCGCGAACCCGCCGTTCCACACCCCCGTCTTCGTCCTCACCCATCATCCGCGCCCATCGATCGAGATGGAGGGCGGCACCACGTTCCACTTCCTCGACGCCTCACCTGCCGAGGCGCTCGAGCAGGCACGCAAGGCCGCCGATGGCGACGACGTACGGATCGGCGGCGGGCCCACCGTGATCCGCGACTTCCTGGCTGCCGGGCTCGTCGACTACATGAGTGTGGCGATCGTCCCCATCCTCCTGGGCAGGGGGGTACGGCTCTGGGACGGGCTCGAAGGCCTGGAGAAGACCTACGACATCGAGTCCGTCGCGTCGCCGAGCGGCATCGTGCATGTCACCTTCACCCGCACCGCGACCTGA
- a CDS encoding VOC family protein, whose amino-acid sequence MHRSRLTAIGVDTPAEHHAATTAFWAGALGGTARSDDEGTYTGVSASGVPSVFVQKLGEGAARIHLDIETDDVDAEVARLEALGASRVEQVHSWWVMRDPAGNLFCVVQPQTDDFPAGTTTWD is encoded by the coding sequence ATGCACCGCAGCAGGCTGACGGCGATCGGGGTCGACACCCCGGCCGAGCACCACGCCGCGACGACGGCGTTCTGGGCGGGCGCGCTCGGCGGGACGGCGAGATCGGACGACGAGGGCACCTACACCGGCGTGAGCGCGTCGGGAGTGCCCTCGGTCTTCGTGCAGAAGCTCGGCGAGGGTGCGGCGCGGATCCACCTCGACATCGAGACCGACGACGTCGATGCGGAGGTCGCGCGACTGGAGGCACTGGGCGCGTCGCGGGTCGAGCAGGTGCACTCGTGGTGGGTCATGCGCGACCCGGCGGGCAACCTGTTCTGCGTCGTCCAGCCGCAGACCGACGACTTCCCGGCGGGCACCACGACGTGGGACTGA
- a CDS encoding class I SAM-dependent methyltransferase yields MGWYSERVVPRVVDATCGSGMLDDLRRRTCAGLRGEVLELGFGSGTNLPFYPPAVTRVLAVEPSDVAWRLSEARRTASSVPVVRAGLDAARLELPDVAVDAVVSTWTLCTIPDVAGALGEVRRVLRPGGPLRFAEHGMAPDVAVQRWQRRLAPWQYRLAGGCHLDRPITELLTNAGFEVSLERFYAGLPRSFTAMFVGEAT; encoded by the coding sequence ATGGGCTGGTACAGCGAGCGTGTCGTGCCGCGGGTCGTCGACGCGACGTGCGGTTCCGGCATGCTCGACGACCTGCGGCGCCGCACGTGCGCGGGCCTGCGCGGCGAGGTGCTCGAGCTCGGGTTCGGCTCCGGCACGAACCTGCCGTTCTACCCACCCGCCGTGACTCGGGTGCTCGCCGTCGAGCCGTCCGACGTCGCATGGCGCCTCAGCGAGGCGCGGCGCACGGCGTCCTCGGTGCCGGTCGTGCGGGCCGGGCTCGACGCGGCCCGCCTCGAGCTGCCGGACGTCGCGGTGGACGCCGTCGTCTCCACCTGGACGCTCTGCACGATCCCCGACGTCGCCGGCGCGCTCGGCGAGGTCCGCCGGGTGCTGCGACCCGGCGGCCCCCTGCGGTTCGCCGAGCACGGCATGGCGCCCGACGTCGCCGTGCAGCGCTGGCAGCGCCGCCTCGCGCCGTGGCAGTACCGGCTGGCCGGCGGGTGCCACCTCGACCGACCGATCACGGAACTCCTGACGAATGCCGGGTTCGAGGTCAGCCTGGAGCGCTTCTACGCGGGCCTCCCGCGTTCGTTCACCGCGATGTTCGTGGGCGAAGCCACCTGA
- a CDS encoding nitroreductase/quinone reductase family protein, producing MARTKNQARLPPRWFIRTAWTVHRALYRWTGGRLGLRRPRPGAWGIMWLHTVGRRSGREHSVMLGYVEDGPNLVTLAMNGWGEGEPAWWLNLQAGPKTRVDLVGGPRLVTGRAAEGDERERLWARWREIDTELDAFAARRPGTTAVVVLEPRTG from the coding sequence ATGGCCCGCACGAAGAACCAGGCCCGGTTGCCACCGAGGTGGTTCATCCGGACCGCGTGGACCGTCCACCGCGCGTTGTACCGGTGGACGGGCGGCCGCCTCGGGCTGCGACGGCCGCGACCTGGCGCGTGGGGCATCATGTGGCTGCACACCGTCGGACGCCGCTCCGGCCGCGAGCACAGCGTGATGCTGGGCTATGTCGAGGACGGACCGAACCTCGTGACGCTGGCGATGAACGGGTGGGGAGAGGGCGAGCCGGCCTGGTGGCTGAACCTCCAGGCCGGGCCGAAGACGCGGGTCGACCTGGTCGGCGGTCCCCGCCTCGTCACGGGCCGGGCCGCCGAGGGTGACGAGCGGGAACGCCTGTGGGCGCGATGGCGGGAGATCGACACCGAGCTCGACGCGTTCGCCGCACGACGACCCGGGACCACGGCCGTCGTCGTGCTCGAACCGCGGACCGGATGA
- a CDS encoding sensor histidine kinase: MGRWRLTRAADVVAAAVVLLLTVPSSIGLLWSAGGWASVVGGVCGAVLVATLLARRAHPWPSFWASCAALLVLLALPRLPEGLSMVFLPVSLIHLLVVHAVVAGTGRWRLPLAVSLVGLGLIVARTVLDVPDPLDWGTFWVLVPFTALVLAGSCVLGARDWERRQLQEHRLHEAVARERELMAREVHDVVAHSLTVVVAQADAALLVMEADPQRSRTMVSNAVTTGREAMAEMQRVVRVLRDGAPPGAPVRSLHDLDTLVASSRSATAGIELVVDGDVDRVDPEIARAVYRIVQESLTNAVKHGTRPPRCRVDVRVDARGVSVSVHDDGPGLTGREPADAGFGILGIRERARSLGGRVDIASDASGTRVSAWLPTT; encoded by the coding sequence ATGGGGCGTTGGCGACTGACGCGCGCGGCGGACGTGGTCGCCGCGGCCGTCGTGCTGCTCCTGACCGTGCCGAGCTCGATCGGGCTGCTGTGGTCGGCAGGCGGGTGGGCGTCCGTGGTGGGAGGCGTCTGCGGCGCCGTGCTCGTGGCCACGTTGCTCGCCCGCCGCGCCCACCCGTGGCCCAGCTTCTGGGCAAGCTGCGCGGCCCTGCTCGTCCTGCTCGCGCTGCCTCGCCTGCCGGAGGGGCTGTCCATGGTGTTCCTGCCGGTGAGCCTGATCCATCTGCTCGTGGTGCACGCGGTCGTGGCGGGGACGGGCCGGTGGCGGCTGCCGCTCGCCGTGTCGCTCGTCGGTCTCGGCCTCATCGTCGCGCGCACGGTGCTGGACGTCCCCGATCCTCTCGACTGGGGCACGTTCTGGGTGCTCGTGCCGTTCACGGCGCTCGTGCTGGCGGGGAGCTGCGTGCTCGGCGCCCGCGACTGGGAACGCCGCCAGCTCCAGGAGCATCGCCTCCACGAAGCCGTCGCCCGGGAACGCGAGCTCATGGCGCGGGAGGTGCACGACGTCGTCGCGCACTCGTTGACGGTGGTCGTGGCGCAGGCCGACGCGGCGCTGCTCGTCATGGAGGCCGACCCGCAGCGCTCACGCACGATGGTGAGCAACGCCGTGACGACCGGCCGGGAGGCGATGGCGGAGATGCAGCGGGTGGTCCGCGTGCTGCGGGACGGCGCTCCGCCGGGGGCGCCGGTCCGGTCGCTGCACGACCTCGACACGCTCGTCGCGTCGTCGCGGAGCGCGACGGCGGGGATCGAGCTGGTGGTCGACGGCGACGTCGACCGGGTGGACCCCGAGATAGCCCGGGCGGTCTACCGCATCGTCCAGGAGTCGCTCACGAACGCCGTGAAGCACGGCACGCGGCCTCCGCGCTGCCGGGTGGACGTGCGGGTCGACGCCCGCGGCGTCAGCGTCTCGGTGCACGACGACGGCCCCGGCCTCACCGGTCGCGAGCCCGCGGATGCGGGCTTCGGGATCCTCGGCATCCGCGAGCGCGCCAGGAGCCTCGGCGGTCGCGTGGACATCGCGAGCGACGCCTCCGGGACGCGGGTCAGCGCATGGCTGCCGACGACGTGA
- a CDS encoding acyltransferase family protein: MSRDRYVDLLRAGAILVVVLGHWIVSAVTTADGRLAGVSLLSVSAWTHPLTWAFQVMPVFFLVGGFANAASWTSYGRRHPGGAAAWTRSRVLRLLRPTAVFLGTLLVAYAVATAVRADPVLVRATIQTAALSLWFLVIYVAVVALAPLLHAWHRRWGAGDLLVLILVVAGGDVARVMTGSPEAAVVNYLAAWIAIHQLGIAWHAGELTRSRRPATLLAAGGAAALLALTTWGPYAVTMVGAAEPPELGNAAPPTLALVALAVMQTGVVLLLRPLVDPWLTRPRVWTGVVAVNGIALTLYLWHMVPVVVAGLGLVGTGLFPVAAVGSGPWFALRVPWLAVLAVILAVLVAVNARWERLATPAPVAPPAASAVGVGVVACVLALAGVGLGGPGGSVGAVAGLPVVEALAFVAGLWLVRRGAWRAEPGSAGRTGADAGSGERSGA, encoded by the coding sequence GTGTCCCGCGACCGGTACGTCGACCTCCTCCGAGCGGGCGCGATCCTCGTCGTCGTGCTCGGGCACTGGATCGTGTCGGCAGTGACGACTGCCGACGGACGCCTCGCCGGCGTGAGTCTCCTCAGCGTCTCGGCCTGGACCCACCCGCTGACGTGGGCGTTCCAGGTGATGCCGGTCTTCTTCCTGGTCGGGGGCTTCGCGAACGCGGCGTCGTGGACCTCCTACGGCCGTCGCCACCCGGGTGGCGCGGCCGCGTGGACCCGCTCGAGGGTGCTGCGGCTGCTGCGGCCGACGGCCGTCTTCCTCGGAACGCTTCTCGTGGCGTACGCCGTCGCCACCGCCGTCCGAGCCGACCCGGTGCTCGTGCGGGCGACGATCCAGACGGCCGCGCTCTCGCTGTGGTTCCTCGTCATCTACGTCGCCGTGGTCGCTCTCGCGCCCCTGCTGCACGCGTGGCACCGGCGCTGGGGCGCGGGCGACCTCCTCGTCCTGATCCTCGTGGTGGCCGGCGGCGACGTCGCGCGGGTCATGACCGGTTCGCCGGAGGCAGCCGTCGTCAACTACCTCGCAGCGTGGATCGCGATCCACCAGCTCGGCATCGCCTGGCATGCCGGCGAGCTGACGCGCAGCCGTCGCCCGGCGACCCTCCTGGCGGCAGGCGGTGCTGCCGCCCTCCTCGCGCTCACGACGTGGGGGCCGTACGCCGTGACGATGGTGGGCGCCGCGGAGCCGCCTGAGCTCGGCAACGCCGCGCCGCCGACCCTCGCCCTGGTGGCCCTCGCCGTCATGCAGACCGGCGTCGTGCTCCTGCTGCGGCCGCTGGTCGACCCGTGGCTCACGCGTCCGCGGGTCTGGACCGGCGTCGTCGCCGTCAACGGGATCGCGCTCACCCTGTACCTCTGGCACATGGTGCCGGTCGTCGTCGCAGGGCTGGGCCTGGTCGGGACGGGGCTGTTCCCCGTTGCCGCGGTCGGTTCCGGCCCCTGGTTCGCGCTTCGCGTGCCCTGGCTGGCCGTCCTGGCGGTGATCCTCGCGGTGCTCGTGGCCGTCAACGCACGCTGGGAGCGGCTGGCGACGCCCGCGCCGGTCGCCCCGCCCGCCGCATCAGCGGTGGGCGTCGGTGTCGTGGCGTGCGTGCTCGCCCTGGCCGGGGTGGGGCTCGGAGGTCCCGGGGGCTCCGTCGGGGCGGTCGCGGGACTGCCCGTCGTCGAAGCCCTCGCGTTCGTCGCCGGGCTCTGGCTGGTCAGGCGGGGCGCCTGGCGCGCTGAGCCGGGCTCCGCCGGACGGACCGGGGCCGACGCCGGGAGCGGCGAACGCTCCGGGGCATAG
- a CDS encoding NAD(P)-dependent alcohol dehydrogenase — protein MRAVVYDTYGTPDVLRLADVETPSPTGTDVLVQVVATSLNLSDWEGLRGSPMYARIGGLRRPARRVLGSDIAGRVTAVGPDVTRFRVGDDVYGDNLARMGGFAEYALAPQSVLAPKPHELTFAQASTLPQAAAIALQGTAGAAPGRRVLINGGGGGSGSFAIQLAKRAGAHVTAVDNAGKLDFMRTVGADEVVDYRRDDFTRGHGRFDVILDLVAHRSVFAYRRALAPGGRYRCVGGPVRTLLRLLTAGTVVGRLTGRRIGVLAVRLGPAHFTPLAELCTTGEIDIHIDRVYGLDDVPAALSRVGEGRALGKVVIQVA, from the coding sequence GTGAGAGCCGTCGTGTACGACACCTACGGGACGCCCGACGTGCTGCGCCTCGCCGACGTCGAGACGCCGTCGCCCACCGGGACCGACGTGCTCGTCCAGGTGGTCGCGACCTCGCTCAATCTCTCCGACTGGGAAGGTCTGCGCGGGTCGCCCATGTACGCGCGGATCGGTGGTCTGCGCCGGCCGGCCCGACGGGTCCTCGGGTCCGACATCGCGGGACGCGTGACCGCCGTGGGACCGGACGTCACCCGGTTCCGCGTCGGCGACGACGTGTACGGCGACAACCTCGCACGCATGGGCGGCTTCGCCGAGTACGCCCTCGCGCCCCAGTCCGTCCTCGCGCCCAAGCCGCACGAGCTGACGTTCGCGCAGGCGTCGACGCTCCCCCAGGCCGCGGCCATCGCCCTGCAGGGCACGGCCGGCGCCGCCCCGGGACGGCGGGTCCTGATCAACGGCGGGGGCGGCGGTTCCGGGTCGTTCGCCATCCAGCTCGCGAAGCGAGCGGGAGCCCACGTCACGGCCGTCGACAACGCCGGCAAGCTCGACTTCATGCGCACCGTCGGGGCGGACGAGGTGGTCGACTACCGACGCGACGACTTCACCCGCGGGCATGGGCGGTTCGACGTCATCCTCGACCTCGTCGCCCACCGATCCGTGTTCGCGTACCGGCGCGCACTGGCGCCCGGTGGCCGGTACCGCTGCGTCGGCGGACCCGTGCGCACCCTGCTGCGACTCCTGACGGCCGGCACCGTCGTCGGTCGCCTGACGGGCCGCCGGATCGGCGTGCTGGCCGTCCGCCTCGGGCCGGCGCACTTCACCCCGCTCGCCGAGCTGTGCACGACCGGCGAGATCGACATCCACATCGACCGCGTCTACGGGCTCGACGACGTCCCTGCCGCCCTGTCCCGGGTCGGCGAGGGTCGCGCGCTCGGCAAGGTCGTGATCCAGGTGGCGTGA